From the genome of Neisseria sp. oral taxon 014 str. F0314:
AGTTTTATCTTTTCTATAAGCGGATGTCAAAAGATGAGAGGTAGGATAATCATGTGGACCTTTAGCTGTCTCTAATAATGGAGTCGCACCTAAGTTATTTGCAATGAAGCCGGTGTTCACTTCAGTTTGATTAAATTGTTCAGTTTTTATTACATCACTTAGTTTTAGTGTGGTCAGTTTATCCTGAATGCCTTTATTTAATAATGACGTTTCTTTGTTGATGTTAGTTTTATTACCCTTATCGGTATTGCCCTTATCGGTATTGCCTTTATCGGTATTGCCTTTATCGGTATTGCCTTTATCGGTATTGCCTTTATCGGTATTGCCCTTATCGGTATTGCCCTTATCGGTATTGCCCTTATCGGTATTGCCCTTATCGGTATTGCCCTTATCGGTATTGCCCTTATCGGTATTGCCTGTATTGATATTATTGGATGCTATAGACAGATTTCTTGCTGAATCTGATACTTCATTCGAACTGCTACAAGCTGCCAAAACTGCAGCACAAATACCTGTTAATACAAAATGGATAATAGGCAATTTATTCTGAGTACGCATAAATAATCCTCATTTAGTTGAAATGATCTTTATTTAATTTAAAGTCTTTTTAAGTGATAAGACTAGATACAAACAGTATTTATAATAATGTATTATTATAAACGAATACAAACACACTTACTTAATTAAATTTTGTTAAATATGGTAAATATAATTACTGCTTCTTGAGTCTGCCAGATAGTTTTTAGTTTCCATAACGATCCCTTAGGAGCAGTTCCTGCAGGGTAAAAAGCACCTATAAATATATTAATGACTGATGTACTAATACATTAACCTTATGAATTTTGTAATTTTTCTTGACTAAAGTAAATAGACTAAACTATGATTCAAACGATATCATAAAATTTTGTATCCAAGTACATTTGCATATACCTAGATACACACTCTCCTCTTCTTCTAAATATTAATAACTATCTCAGGAAATTCATTTTTTGATGAATTTGTCGTTTAAATATGACTGGTTACGTTTATTAATATAATACACATTATATTTATCATGCTTCATATTGATATACTCCAACAAAAAATTTCCAACGAAGATTATCGACGCTTGATTATTGGTAACAGCAAAGATTTTAGTGAAAACGAATCAAATCTCTTGCATGAAATCCTAAACAAGTTTGAGTTTGATGTCATACAGGAACAAGCACTGGTCCAGGCTGTTATACAGCAGGTTCGGTTTGACCCTAATGCGTTTCATATCGACAGCGACGATGAGGATATAACTGGGATTTGCCCGCACTGCATTAATCCGCCCATGCCACCGCTGCGCGATTATTTAGCGTGGCGTGAGATGCGTGGATAACTTATTGAAAAGATTATTATGCTGCAAACAGACAACCTTAGCGCAGATCGGACGCAACGTATTATTACGGCGCAGAATCTCTCTTCCCAAGAAGAATTGTTAGAACGCGCCCTGCGTCCGAAAACTTTAAACGATTATATTGGGCAAACTAAGGCGAAAGACCAGTTGGCCATTTTTATTCAAGCGGCTAAAAAACGTGGCGAAGCTTTGGATCATACGCTTTTATTTGGTCCCCCCGGATTGGGTAAGACGACGTTGGCACATATTATTGCGAAGGAATTGGGCGTTAATCTGCGCCAAACCAGCGGGCCTGTTTTGGAACGTGCCGGCGATTTGGCCGCGCTGTTGACTAATCTTGAGCCACACGACGTTCTTTTTATTGATGAAATTCATCGTTTAAGTCCTGTTGTAGAAGAAATACTCTACCCTGCTCTCGAAGATTACCAACTCGATATAATGATAGGCGAAGGTCCTGCCGCAAGGTCGGTAAAAATCGATTTGCCACCGTTTACGCTGATTGGTGCCACTACCCGTGCAGGAATGCTTACTAATCCGTTGCGCGACCGTTTCGGTATTGTTTCACGGTTGGAGTTTTACGAAGACAAAGATTTGGCAACGATAGTCAGCCGTTCGGCACAATTGCTGCAACTGAACATGGGGAGCGACGGCGCAATGGAAGTAGCCAAGCGCAGCCGTGGAACGCCGCGCATTGCCAATCGCTTATTGCGTCGTGTGCGTGATTATGCAGATGTAAAAAACAATGGCGTTATTGATGCTGAAATTGCCGATGCTGCCTTAATTATGTTGGATGTTGATGCACAGGGACTGGATGTGATGGACAGAAAGTTTTTGGAAGCTATCCTGCACAAATTCGGCGGCGGGCCGGTAGGATTGGATAACATAGCGGCTGCAATCGGCGAATCAACCGATACGATTGAAGACGTCATCGAACCTTATCTGATTCAACAGGGATTTTTGCAGCGTACGCCCCGCGGCCGTGTCGCAACCGAACGTTCGTATCTGCATTTCGGACTGAAAATTACGGAATAATGCGGGTTTATAAACATTTAAAATAAAAAAGGCCGTCTGAAAACTGTTTTCAGACGGCCTTTTAGATACTTGAACTAGATTAGAAATCCAATTCCGCTTTCAGCCAGTAAGTACGCGGCATGCCGACGACGGCGAAGCTGCGGTCGTATTGGCCGCGCTGTACCTGCCAATAGTTTTTGTTGAACAGGTTTTCCACCGAGCTGCTGACGGTCAGGGTGTTTTTGCCCAGCTTGGTTTTGTAGCGCGCGCCTACGTCAACCAAGGTGTAGGACGGGAAAGCGTATTGTTTTTGCGTATCTTGGTAAGACTTGCCGAAATACGAAACGTTGCCGTTTAAGGTCAAGCCTTTGGCAAACGGGGTATCCCACTCCACGCCTGCTTTGGCAATCACGCGCGGGTTAGCGACTTGTACGCCGTTAACAAGATTGTCGGCATAATTCGGATAATCTTTTACGGTCGATTGCAGATACATCAAGCCAAAGCTCGGACGTAGGGTTTTGTTCAACAAGTTGGCATAGGTATTAAACTCGATACCGCGGCTGCGTTCCATGCCTTGCTCGGAACCGCTATAAGCCAAGCCTGCATTTTTGCGCGCTGCGAAATCAGTTCCTGAAGTCGTATTACCGAACCAGTACCCTGGGCGTTTGATTTGGAACGCGTTTAAAGTGGTGACAAAGTCGCCCCAGTTTTTGCGTACGCCGACTTCAAATTGGCGGCTGACGCGCGGATCTGCCATCGTTACATGACCGTCGTCATCGGTACGGATGTCGGACGGCTCCAAATCTTCCATATAGTTTCCGTAAACCACCAAATCAGGCTGCGGAACCCATGCCGCCATCAACATCGGGCTGAAACGGTTCGCATCCGCTTTGCGGCCGTTTAATTTGTTTTTCTGCTCGACGGCTTGGAAACGCCCGCCCAAAGTGAGTCGGTATTTGTTGTCGGCAAAACCAAGCGTGTCAGATACCGCCAAACTGTTTACTTTGATTACGGTATCCAATGAAGGCGTTGCACTCCACGCGCTTCCTAAGTTGGAATCCAATTTTGCCAATTGGGTCGGAATATCAAGGCTTGGATCGATAACGCTGCTTCTTGTTTGACGTGCTCCTTGATAAGTAGTGCGTTTACGGTCGATGCGGTCAAATGCGGTACTCCAGTTGTGACTTACCGGACCGGTTTCAAATTCGCCGCGTGCAGTCAGATTCATACTGAGCGTTTTGAAACGCTGGTCGGTCAAACGCGCGCGACCCGAATTGTAGGTCAAACCGCTGCTCGTAACGGTAGGAGAGGCGAAATTGCCATAATAGCGCGCATTGTTATAACCAATACCGCCTGTAATTTGGGCATTTTCAAACGCATCCCATTCAAAAGTCAGCATATTGGTCTGACCGCGCGTATTTTGAGCCTGCCAGCTCGGAGCGAGATTTACTTTGCCTTCAGGCGCGTCAAACAATCGGCCGTTGGCGTTTTGAATATCCTGCATACGCGCGCGGCCGCCGTTGGTTTTGCGTTTGGCGTAGATGGAGTCGAACGCCACGCGCAGTGTTTCACCGCGATAGTCGGCATTCAAGGCAAATTCTTTGTTGTCCTCGCTGTAACCGTGGCGCGGGGTGTCGCCGTGGCGCAGTTTGCCGTTGGCGCGCACGCCGAATTCTTTGTTTTCGCCGAAGCGTTGACCCAAGTCGAATGTGCCTTGGGCGCGGTTGTTGCTGAACCAGCCCAAACCGATTTTGCGGTTGCCTTCATCAGCGGCTTTTTTGGTTTCGATATTGACGGAACCGGATACCGCGCCTTCAGGGTCCATGCCGTTTACGGCGGTGGACGCGCCTTTAATCAGTTGCGCGGAGCCGACTTGTACGCTGGCCGTGCCTTGCGTGCCGTACATACCTGCCAAACCGTTGACGCTGAATTGGCGCGCATCAAGCTGATAACCGCGGAAATACAAGCCGGTCAATGTGTTGCTTTCGCCGCCGAACTGCCAAACGGACGCGTCTTTTTTTGCAACGGCATCCACCAAAGTACGCGCTTCGGTGTTGTTGAGGGCTTGTTCGTCGTAGTTGACGACGGTAATCGGCGCGGTAAAGGCGTTGGCTTTGCCCAATACGCCCAAGTTCACGCGGTCGCGCAAGTCGCCGTCGCTGGCGATGGAGTAAGAACGGGCGGCTTTGACGCGTTTGGCGTCGGCGCGGACTTCCACTTGCTGCAATTCCGTCTGCTGCGCATTGGTAGCGGTGGTCGCGGCTGTTTCTTCTGCCGCATAAGAGAATGTGCTCATAATCAAGAGCGGCATCAAGGCTAATCTACTTTTCATATATTCCTTCGGATGTCTAAAATTTTGAGTTAAAAATCACAAAGTAATTTTGCTTCGGAATTATATTTGATAACATTCTGCTTTTCTATAACAATGAACAATAATTGTTTTTAAAAATAAAAAATGCAACACCAAGTAAAACGGTTTTTAAGCAGATAATGCTAAAAATTGTACCTTATTCACTTAAATATATTCATATCTTATAAACTGCCTCTTTTCAGACGGCCTCACTTACAACCGAAACATACCAATATGCAAAAATGGCAAACCGAGCTTTATTCCACGCCGTCTTGGCTGTTACAGACCTTATTGATGGTCGCCGCCGCCTCGGCGGTGATTCTGTTTTTGGCACGCAAAACGCGCTTCGGGCGCGAGTTTGCCTATATCCTGCGGCTGTGCCTAACGCCGAAAAGCGCGGTCAAAGTATTGCTGCTGATTACGGCGATGATTGCGCTGCTATTAACCGAAGTGCGGCTGAATGTATTGAGTACTTTTATGTCCAAAGGACTTTACGACTCGATGCAGGATTTAAACGCCTCCGCGTTTTGGATGTTTGCAGCGATGAACGCGGGCGTGGTGTTGGTGCGGGCGTTTAACAACGTCGTCAACGACTTTCTCGATCAAGGCTTGGCGATTAAATGGTCGGAGCGGCTGAATGAAGTGCTGACGACACGCTGGCTTGCCGACAAAAACTACTACCGACTGCAAATGCGCCGCCATGCGCCGGACAATATCGACCAGCGTATCCAACAAGACGCACAGGATTTCATCGCCTCGACCATAGAATTTGTGCGCGGCATGGTCAATTCGGTCGTTACCTCGCTGGAATTTGCCGTTGTTTTGTGGGGCTTGGCGGGCATCCTGACCGTGTTCGGTTTCGACATTCCGCACGGCATCGTTTGGTTTGTCTATATGTTTGTGATTTTGGCGACCTTTATCGCCATGTGGATAGGCAACCCGTTGATTCGTTACAACTATGAAAACGAAAAGCTCAACGGCGACTACCGTTATTCCCTCATCCGCGTGCGCGACCACGCCGAAAGCGTGGCGTTTTACAGCGGCGAAAAACACGAACACGACCAGCTTGCCGACCGCTTCAAAGCCATTATCCGCAACCGTTGGCGCATCGCCCGCCAAAGCGTCTGCCTGAGCGGCTTTAACGACATGTTTACCAACGGAATCAAGCTCTTCCCCATTATTTTGCAAGCCCCGCGCCTGTTTGCCGGACAAATCAAAATCGGCGACATTCAGCAGACCGTCCAAGCCTTCGCACGACTGCAAAACGCCCTCTCCTTCTTTCGGATGTTCTACAACAAATTCACCGCCTACCGCGCCCGACTGGAGCGTCTGTACGGATTCTTGCTGAGTACGGAAGAACAACACAGCGCGCAGCAACCTGACATTACCGAAGTTTCAGACGACCTCTCGCTGGAAAACGTCGCCCTGTTCCGCCACAACGGCGAAATCCTGTTGAGTGGCATCAACGTCAACCTCAAAAGCGGCGATTCCCTGCTGATACGAGGCCCGAGCGGTTGCGGCAAAACTTCGCTGCTGCGCGCGCTGGCGGGGCTTTGGCCGTTCGGCAGCAGCGGTAAAGTCAGCCGTCCGCCGCATCAAGACATCCTCTTCCTGCCGCAACGCCCGTACACGGCGCAAGGCAGCCTGCGCGACGCGATTTGTTACCCTAACATCGACAAACAGCATCCCGAACTAGCCGAAGCCATGAATACCTGCCGCTTAGATTATCTGATTGATAAATTAGACAAAACCGACGACTGGCAACACAAACTCTCCCCAGGCGAACTGCAACGTGTCGCCTTCGTCCGCGCCCTGCTCTCGCAGCCCAAAGTCATCCTGCTCGACGAAGCTACCGCCGCCTTGGACGAACCGACCGAAGCCTTGCTCTACCGCGCCCTGAAACAAAAACTGCCGCAGAGCATCATCATCAGCATCGGCCACCGCAGCACGCTCAACGAGTTTCACGATTTCCAACTTGATGTCGGCAACGTAGCTTGCGATTGAATTTAAAGCAACGAGGTCGTCTGAAAACCCGTAAGGGTTTCGCCAAAACGAGCGCAGCGAGTTTCGCTAAAACTTTTTCAGACGACCTTTCTGCTAAAATGACGCGCCTCAAATACAAGGGAAACCCGCCATGCACGAAATCAAATGCCCGCACTGCCACACCGCGTTTACCGTCAACGAAGCCAGTTACGCCGACATCCTGAACCAAGTCCGCACCCAAGAATTTCAAACCGAAATCCACGAGCGCCTGCAACAGGCGCAGATGCAGTTTCAAAGCGATATGCAGCTTGCCCAAGCGCAGGCGCAAAATCAGTTCGACAAAATCCTAGCCGACAAAAACCACGAAATCGCCGCCCTATCCAACCAAATCAACGCCTACGAAAAAGACAGCAAACTCGCCGCCGCCGAAATCGAAGGTCGTCTGAAAGCGCAAATCGCCGAGCAGGATAAATTGATTGCCGAGCTGAAAGCGCAGGCAAAATCGCTGGAAACGGCGAAAAACATGGAAAAAGAGCTGGAAATCACCAAAGCCGTTGCCGAAAAAGAGCGCGAATTGGGCAATTTGAACACGCAGCTCATGCTGCAATCCAAAGAAAACCAGTTGGAAAAACAAAGCCTGCGCGAAAAATACGAGGCCGAACTCAAACAAAAAGACGAAACCATCGCCTTCTATAAAGATTTCAAAGCCAGACAGTCCACCAAAATGATAGGCGAAAGCCTAGAGCAGCACTGCGAAACCGAATTCAACCGCATCCGCACCACCGCCTTTCCCCAAGCAGTCTTCGGCAAGGACAACGACGCCAAAACCGGCAGCAAAGGCGACTACATCTACCGCGAAACCGATGAAGAAGGCAACGAAATCATCTCCATCATGTTCGAGATGAAAAACGAAAACGACGAAACCGCCACCAAAAAGAAAAACGAACACTTTTTCAAAGAGTTGGACAAAGACCGCAAAGAAAAAAACTGCGAATACGCCGTCCTCGTCTCACTTTTGGAAGCCGACAGCGTACTCTATAACAACGGCATCGTCGACGTGTCCTATGCCTACCCGAAAATGTACGTCGTGCGCCCGCAGTTCTTCATCCCCATCGTCTCCCTGTTACGCAACGCTGCGCTCAATTCATTGAAATACAAACAAGAATTGGCGCAAATGCGCGCGCAAAACATCGACATCACACACTTTGAAGAAGACTTGGACAAGTTCAAAACCGACTTCGCCCGCAATTACGAACTCGCCAGCCGCAAGTTTCAAACCGCCATCGACGAAATCGACAAAACCATCAGCCACCTGCAAAAAACCAAAGAAGCCCTGCTTTCTTCGGAAAACAACCTGCGCCTCGCCAACAACAAAGCAACCGATTTGACCGTCAAAAAATTAGTACGCAAAAACCCAACCATGAAGGCCGCCTTTGCCGCGTTGGAGAAAAAAGAGGATTGAGGCCGTCTGAAAACTGCCGAACCCAATCCATTATTTTTAATTCGGAATATACAAATCATGAAAACCTACCTCGTCGGCGGCGCCGTCCGCGATTATCTTTTAGGTTTGCCCGTCAAAGACCGCGACTGGGTGGTCGTCGGCGCCGACGCGCAAACCATGCTGGCGCAAGGCTTCCAGCCGGTCGGCAAAGATTTTCCCGTGTTCCTCCATCCCGACACCCACGAAGAATACGCCCTCGCCCGTACCGAGCGCAAAACTGCCAAGGGCTATGCCGGTTTCAGTTTCCACGCCGACAAAGACGTTACGCTGGAGCAAGACTTGATGCGCCGCGACCTGACCATCAACGCGATGGCGCAGGATTCAGACGGCCTCATCGACCCCTTCGGCGGACAACAGGATTTGGCGGCGGGCATTTTGCGCCACGTTTCCCCCGCCTTTGCCGAAGACCCCGTCCGCATCCTGCGTACCGCCCGCTTTGCCGCGCGCTACGGGTTTGAAATCGCCGAAGAAACCATGAGACTGATGCGGCAGATGGTGGAAAACGGTGAAGCGGACGCTTTGGTTGCCGAGCGCGTCTGGCAGGAGTTGGCGAAAGGTCTGATGGAAAAAAATCCCCGCAGGATGATTGAAGTATTGCGCGAATGCGGCGCACTCAAAGTCTTGCTGCCCGAAGTCGATGCCCTCTTCGGCGTGCCGCAACGCGCCGACTATCATCCCGAAATCGACAGCGGCATCCATACCCTGATGACGCTGCAACGCGCCGCCGATATGGGTCTGAGCCTGCCCGAACGCTACGCCGCCCTGCTGCACGATTTGGGCAAAGCCAAAACCCCGCCCGACATCCTGCCCAAACACCACGGACACGACCTCGCCGGCGTCGAACCCGTGCGCGAAGTCAATCAGAAGCTGCGCGCGCCGAGACACTGTGCCGAGCTTGCCGAACTTGTCTGCCGCTGGCACATCATGTTCCACCAAGTCGGGCAGCTCAAAAGCAAAACCATTCTGAAGGTTTTGCAAAAAACCGATGCCTTCCGCCGCCCCGAACGTTTCGCCGCCGCCCTGAACGTCTGCATTGCCGATACGCAAGGCCGTCTGAACCGCGAACACACGCCCTACCCCCAGCGCGCGCACTGGCTCGCCCTGCTCGAAGCCGCCAATCAGGTGGATTCGGGCAAAATCGCCGCCGAATGCCGCACGCAGGGAAAAGCCCACCTCATTGCCGAACAAATCGACCGCGCACGGCTGGAACGGATTGCCCCGCTGCAAAAAGCGTATCAACTCGATTCGGCAGACCTCAGCCATTATTGATCCGCCGACAAATGCAAAAAGGCCGTCTGAAACCTTGTTTCAGACGGCCTGATATGATTGGATTTACTGTTTTTTCAAACCTTTAGCCTTCACCGTGGTAATCGTGCCGTCGATGCCTTTCTGTTTAATCAGTTCGGCAAACTGATTGCGGTAAATCGTTACCAGACTCGCACCGTCCAAGCGGATGTTGTAAACCTTGTAAACCGGACCGGATTGGTAAAGCTGATAGGCGACTTCGTATTTCGCGCCGCTTTTGGTCTGGATTTCGGAAAATACGTCGAATTTGTTGCCGTTGGCGGTCATTTTCGGCAGCAGCTTCACTTGCGCGTCGGCCGCGCCGACCAAGGCTGAATGCGAATACATGCCGATAATCATCTCTTTGAAGGCATTAATAAATTCGCTTTTCTGTTTGTCGGTAAACTCGCGCCACGGCGCGCCGACCGCCAGCGCGGAAATGCGCTCGTAATCCAGATAACGGTTGGCGTAATTTTCAATCTGTTTGATTTTCTGCTGCTCGCTCAGAGAGCTGTCGCGCGCGATTTTCAATACGGTATCGATATTCTGCTGCGCCTGCACTTGGGCAGGGTGGGACTGGGCGGCAGCATACGGAGCCACGACAGCCATCGGCGCCGCCAATATGAAGGCAGATAAATAACGGTTCATCGTTCATCCTCAAAAGGAAGTTAAAATACGCGCCATTGTAAGGTTTTCAGGATTAGGAAATTTTAACGGAATGTAAAACGAAGAAAGGCCGTCTGAAAACGGCGCATCCGGCCTTTACAGACACAACAGGGCTTTTATTTTCAGACGGCCTGAAATATCATGGCTGCCTGACTTACTGGAGGACCATTATGCCTTATGCGAACATTAAAGTAACCGGCGGCAGCGAAGCGCCCACCGCCGAGCAGAAAGCCGAATTAATAGCGGGCGTTACCGAGCTGCTGGCGCGGGTATTGGGTAAAAATCCTGAAACGACGGTGGTCGTTATCGACGAAGTGGATATGGAAAACTGGGGGATAGGCGGCGAGAGCGTGGCAGTAAGACGGCGGAAATAACCGTCGCCCCTGCACTTAGGTGAGACACGAATCGACGGCGGCGCACCATGCGGCTTTTTCTTCGCTGCTCAGAAACGATGCGGCAAACGAGTTTTTGCACAGGGTGCGGATGTCGTTTTCCGTTAAATCAAGGGCGGCGGCCAGTTCGATGAAATTTTGGTTGACGTAGCCGCCGAAGTAGGCCGGATCGTCGGAATTTACCGTAACCAGTACGCCGTTTTGCAACATACGGCGCAAGTTGTGTTCGGAAAGATTGCCGACGACTTTCAGCTTCAAATTGCTCAACGGGCACACCGTCAGCGGCATTTTTTCCCGAATCAGCCGCCGCATCAGCGCGGCGTCTTCTTCCGAACGCACACCGTGGTCGATGCGGGAGACTTTCAGCAAATCCAACGCCTCATAAACATACTCCGGCGGCCCTTCCTCGCCGGCATGTGCCACGGTCAGGAAACCGGCTTGCCGTGCGGCGGCAAATACGTTTTGAAATTTGGACGGCGGATGGCCGACTTCGCTTGAATCCAATCCGACGCCGATGATGTGTTCCCGATACGGCATGGCCTGCGCCAGCGTTTCGAATGCGTCCTCTTCAGACAAATGGCGCAGGAAACACATAATCAGCACGCTGCTTATGCCCCATTCCTTATGGGCATCGTCGCAGGCGCGGCGGATGCCGTTCAGCACGGTTTCAAACGCCACCCCGCGCGCGGTATGCGTTTGCGGATCGAAAAAGATTTCAGTGCGGACGACGTTGTCTTCGCGGCAGCGCAGCAAGTAGGCGCGGGTCAGGTCGTAAAAATCCCGTTCGTGCAGCAAAACGGCGGCGGCCGCATAGTAAATGTCGAGAAACGATTGCAGGTTGTGGAAATCATAGGCGGCGCGCACTTCGTCCACATCGGCATAGGGAATGCGGACGCCGTTGCGCCGGGCGATTTCAAACATAAGCTCCGGCTCGAACGTGCCCTCGATATGAACGTGCAGCTCGGCTTTGGGTAAGGCGCGGATTAAGGCGGAATGCGGCATGGGTCGGTTTCCTTGCATATCGGGCCGTCTGAAAAATCGTGTCCAAACGGTTTGGGATAATGAAACACCCCGAAACTGCCGTTTCGGGGTGCCGGTTCGGAATCGGTACTGGTGGAGGCGGGGGGAATCGAACCCCCGTCCGAAAGTCCTCTACAAAGCGTTCTACATACTTAGTCTTGCCTATTTGGAAATCTTACCTTCCTTGCGCCGACAGACAGGCTCTCGGAAGGCCAGTTACCTTAAATCTTATTCCCTGCCAAGTAACCCGACAGGAAACCAGTCAATGTAAAATGACGTTGCGGTAGCTTGCGCTACACAGCCCATTGACCAACTGCTGCAACGGCAGGCCTTAAGCGGCCAGTGCGTAAGTTTCGTCGTTTGCGACTATTTAAGTTCAGTGTTTTACGGGAAATCTGAGACCCCGGTATGCCCGCATCTGCTTCGCAACCCCCGTCGAAACCAAGATCGCCCCCAGATATTAGGAAGCACGCATTATACGCGGCTTGCCGCATTTTGCCAACGCGCGGGCGAAAGTTGGAAGCGTTGCCGGAAAACGTTTAAGATACCGCAAAACATTTTTTTCAGACGGCCTCGGCAACCGAGAGGCCGTCTGAAAACGAGGAAACCGAATATGTACGATGTCAACACCCATGACGTGCGCCACTTTTTCGCCCATGTCTGGCAACACCGCTTCTCACCGCTGCAACTGGACGGCTTGCAGCAAAAAGCCCTCAGAATCATCGAAGCCCATCCCGAATACGGCCCCTATCTGGAGGATATCGAACAATACCTTGATAAGGAGTGGAGGCCGGAAGACGGCGAGGGCAATCCGTTTCTGCATATGTCGCTGCACCTTTCGCTTCAGGAACAGGCCGCCATCGACCAGCCGCCGGGGATACGCGCCATCCATCACCGGCTCTGCGCCCGCCACGGCGGCGACTGGGTGCGCGCCGAACACGAAATGATGGACGCACTGGCGGAAACGCTGTGGGAAGCCCAGCGTTACGGCCGCGGATTGGATGTCAACGCCTACATGACCCGCCTGCGCAAACTCATCGGGCTGGGGCCGGAGGAACAGGCACGGATTAATCCGCATGAAGTCGCGTCAAAAAGCGAATGATAAAAGCCGCGTTTCGGATAAATAGATGAAGAGGCCGTCTGAAAAATTTTCAGACGGCCTCTTCATCCGTATCGTCCCGATTACTACCCTACCCTGTAAAACGCCAGGCTTCCGAGCAGGTTTGGCAGATGTCTGACCCGTTTGTTTCCGGCCATGACCGCGCGTTCGAGCACGCGGATATTGTTTTTGGCACACAGCAAATCAAAGTCTTTCAGCGTACACCAATGGATATTCGGCGTGTTGTACCAATGGTAAGGCATCCGTTCGGAAACCGGCATATGGCCGCCCAGCGCAATCTGGAAACGGTTGCGCCAATAACCGAAATTCGGGAAGGTAACCACGGCCTGTTTGGCCACGCGCATCAGGCCGCGCAGTATCATTTCAGTGTTCTGCATCGACTGTATGGTCTGGCTCAGCACGATGACATCGAAAGTGTTGTCGCCGAACTCTTCCAAACCCTGCTCCAAATCGGCCTGAATGACGTTCACGCCGCGCGACATCGCTTCGATTACGCTGTCGGTATCGATTTCGACGCCGTAGCCGCTGCATTCCTTGTGTCCGACCAGTGCCGCCAACAATTCGCCGTTGCCGCAGCCCAAATCCAAAACGCGGCTGCCTGCGGGAATCCAGTCGTAAATCAGTTGTAAATCGTCGCGCAGGTTCATGGCTGCAACTCCCGATGGACATTATTCATATAGGTGCGCACGGCACGGATGTAGGCTTCGTCTTCCATCAGGAAGGCATCGTGGCCGTGGAAAGACTTGACTTCGATATACTGCACCGGCTTGGCGGCGGCAATCAGCGCCTTAACCAATTCCTTCGAGCGTTCGGGTGAAAAACGCCAGTCGGAACTGAAGCTGGCGACGAAAAACCGCGCCTGCACGTCTTGCAGCGCCCTAGTCAGATTGCCGCCGAAATCCGCCGCCGGATCGAAATAGTCCAGCGCTTTGGTCATCAGCAGATAAGTGTTGGCGTCAAACTGTCCGGCGAACTTGTCCCCCTGATAACGCAGGTAGGATTCGACTTCAAATTCAACGTCGTAACCGTATTGGTAACCGTTTGAACGCAGATCGCGCCCGAATTTTTTGCCCAATCCGTCTTCGGCAAGATAAGTGATGTGCCCCATCATTCGGGCGATGCGCAGGC
Proteins encoded in this window:
- a CDS encoding ABC transporter substrate-binding protein, which produces MNRYLSAFILAAPMAVVAPYAAAQSHPAQVQAQQNIDTVLKIARDSSLSEQQKIKQIENYANRYLDYERISALAVGAPWREFTDKQKSEFINAFKEMIIGMYSHSALVGAADAQVKLLPKMTANGNKFDVFSEIQTKSGAKYEVAYQLYQSGPVYKVYNIRLDGASLVTIYRNQFAELIKQKGIDGTITTVKAKGLKKQ
- a CDS encoding multifunctional CCA addition/repair protein; the encoded protein is MKTYLVGGAVRDYLLGLPVKDRDWVVVGADAQTMLAQGFQPVGKDFPVFLHPDTHEEYALARTERKTAKGYAGFSFHADKDVTLEQDLMRRDLTINAMAQDSDGLIDPFGGQQDLAAGILRHVSPAFAEDPVRILRTARFAARYGFEIAEETMRLMRQMVENGEADALVAERVWQELAKGLMEKNPRRMIEVLRECGALKVLLPEVDALFGVPQRADYHPEIDSGIHTLMTLQRAADMGLSLPERYAALLHDLGKAKTPPDILPKHHGHDLAGVEPVREVNQKLRAPRHCAELAELVCRWHIMFHQVGQLKSKTILKVLQKTDAFRRPERFAAALNVCIADTQGRLNREHTPYPQRAHWLALLEAANQVDSGKIAAECRTQGKAHLIAEQIDRARLERIAPLQKAYQLDSADLSHY
- a CDS encoding DUF2130 domain-containing protein codes for the protein MHEIKCPHCHTAFTVNEASYADILNQVRTQEFQTEIHERLQQAQMQFQSDMQLAQAQAQNQFDKILADKNHEIAALSNQINAYEKDSKLAAAEIEGRLKAQIAEQDKLIAELKAQAKSLETAKNMEKELEITKAVAEKERELGNLNTQLMLQSKENQLEKQSLREKYEAELKQKDETIAFYKDFKARQSTKMIGESLEQHCETEFNRIRTTAFPQAVFGKDNDAKTGSKGDYIYRETDEEGNEIISIMFEMKNENDETATKKKNEHFFKELDKDRKEKNCEYAVLVSLLEADSVLYNNGIVDVSYAYPKMYVVRPQFFIPIVSLLRNAALNSLKYKQELAQMRAQNIDITHFEEDLDKFKTDFARNYELASRKFQTAIDEIDKTISHLQKTKEALLSSENNLRLANNKATDLTVKKLVRKNPTMKAAFAALEKKED
- the metW gene encoding methionine biosynthesis protein MetW; this encodes MNLRDDLQLIYDWIPAGSRVLDLGCGNGELLAALVGHKECSGYGVEIDTDSVIEAMSRGVNVIQADLEQGLEEFGDNTFDVIVLSQTIQSMQNTEMILRGLMRVAKQAVVTFPNFGYWRNRFQIALGGHMPVSERMPYHWYNTPNIHWCTLKDFDLLCAKNNIRVLERAVMAGNKRVRHLPNLLGSLAFYRVG
- a CDS encoding adenosine deaminase, which gives rise to MPHSALIRALPKAELHVHIEGTFEPELMFEIARRNGVRIPYADVDEVRAAYDFHNLQSFLDIYYAAAAVLLHERDFYDLTRAYLLRCREDNVVRTEIFFDPQTHTARGVAFETVLNGIRRACDDAHKEWGISSVLIMCFLRHLSEEDAFETLAQAMPYREHIIGVGLDSSEVGHPPSKFQNVFAAARQAGFLTVAHAGEEGPPEYVYEALDLLKVSRIDHGVRSEEDAALMRRLIREKMPLTVCPLSNLKLKVVGNLSEHNLRRMLQNGVLVTVNSDDPAYFGGYVNQNFIELAAALDLTENDIRTLCKNSFAASFLSSEEKAAWCAAVDSCLT
- a CDS encoding 4-oxalocrotonate tautomerase family protein is translated as MPYANIKVTGGSEAPTAEQKAELIAGVTELLARVLGKNPETTVVVIDEVDMENWGIGGESVAVRRRK
- a CDS encoding DUF1841 family protein gives rise to the protein MYDVNTHDVRHFFAHVWQHRFSPLQLDGLQQKALRIIEAHPEYGPYLEDIEQYLDKEWRPEDGEGNPFLHMSLHLSLQEQAAIDQPPGIRAIHHRLCARHGGDWVRAEHEMMDALAETLWEAQRYGRGLDVNAYMTRLRKLIGLGPEEQARINPHEVASKSE